A part of Ascochyta rabiei chromosome 3, complete sequence genomic DNA contains:
- a CDS encoding 39S ribosomal protein L44, mitochondrial → MSIDQFSRVSKCRCCCCCCCCCRRRNSSVRLRRTNHGSLRLTLCRLLLLSALLPATSSHFTFANMITRFLTEVRVAFNPFSPRSKPARLFLSLIPADARANGMSVQSKLLPRTSKENATLGVKFKDGKEMNLDLSNMRITEVMEQVDRHSRQLARKEELTGN, encoded by the exons ATGAGCATCGATCAGTTCAGCCGTGTCTCGAagtgtcgttgttgttgttgttgttgttgttgttgtcgtcgtcgcaATTCCAGTGTGAGGCTGCGTCGAACAAATCACGGCTCTCTTCGACTGACCCTCTGCAggctccttcttctctctgcGCTCCTGCCCGCCACCTCGTCCCACTTCACATTCGCCAACATGATCACCCGTTTCCTCACAGAAGTCCGCGTTGCCTTCAACCCCTTCAGCCCCCGATCGAAGCCCGCCAGGTTGTTCCTATCGCTCATCCCCGCCGACGCTCGCGCCAATGGCATGTCCGTCCAGTCGAAGCTGCTGCCCCGGACCAGCAAGGAGAATGCCACGCTAGGCGTCAAATTCA AGGACGGCAAGGAGATGAACCTCGACCTGAGCAACATGCGCATAACAGAGGTCATGGAGCAGGTCGACAGACACTCACGTCAACTGGCACGAAAGGAGGAGTTGACAGGCAACTGA
- a CDS encoding Protein transport protein sec20 — MAPLPPTIQTLSTRLTALTEANKSVGQLTQRLAKLDFQPGSQPLNGEEGDVRLELSAEIHENLKGIEEELELLRQEVEDVLQQGSGLSGKRRDSTRESERSRLAVLLARLTEDLKLSRSQYRKAQLSAKHNAERAKLKERELLFSSLQSGASTPSSAYRQRKQNKGLAEEEIVAQASSDVTAALRRTHQLMQSELSRSRFAQETLEQSTAALADLGEKYSDLTTLLANSRTLVTTLLKSTKSDTWYLETTFYILITTIIWLIFRRWLYGPLTWFLVWPLKLIFRVVFGVVGFSTAASATSSSIAVASEPSTSLIVKPSATGGAPRRNSDSSAPPPQKYVRVGGGGRGYRQGDPSPPDSLSQQVGQMAEHTQQQQQEEVAEHPQLRANRQQPDKEGPVVRGDGTVLEESDKPRNPKKKMWEEDVESAKHGQAQQVQQQVQQQEGVGQRRKRDEL; from the exons ATGGCGCCTCTACCTCCCACCATTCAGACGCTCTCCACCCGTCTGACCGCTCTGACAGAGGCCAACAAGTCTGTCGGCCAACTCACACAGCGACTTGCCAAGTTAGACTTCCAGCCTGGATCTCAGCCGCTGAACGGTGAAGAGGGGGATGTGCGTCTGGAACTCAGTGCTGAGATACACGAGAACTTGAAAGGCATTGAAGAGGAGCTCGAGCTGCTGAGACAAGAGGTTGAAGATGTCCTGCAGCAGGGCTCTGGACTCTCTGGAAAACGACGAGACAGTACAAGGGAGAGTGAGCGATCTAGGCTTGCAGTTCTCCTTGCACGGTTAACAGAGGACTTGAAGTT ATCAAGATCGCAATACCGCAAAGCCCAACTTAGCGCCAAACACAACGCCGAACGCGCAAAGCTCAAGGAACGAGAGCTCCTCTTCTCGAGCCTGCAATCCGGCGCCTCGACACCGTCATCCGCCTACCGCCAACGCAAGCAAAACAAAGGCCTTGCGGAAGAGGAAATCGTCGCGCAAGCCTCCTCAGACGTTACAGCCGCCCTACGACGAACACACCAGTTGATGCAAAGCGAGCTGTCGCGCTCTCGATTTGCCCAAGAAACTCTCGAACAATCCACCGCCGCACTCGCCGACCTAGGGGAGAAGTACTCTGACCTCACCACGCTCCTCGCAAACAGCAGGACCCTCGTCACCACCTTGCTGAAGAGTACCAAAAGCGACACCTGGTACCTCGAAACCACATTCTACATTCTCATCACGACCATTATCTGGCTGATCTTCCGCCGCTGGCTATACGGACCGCTAACGTGGTTCCTTGTTTGGCCGCTCAAGCTGATATTTCGTGTCGTCTTCGGCGTTGTTGGGTTCAGCACCGCAGCAAGCGCAACATCATCTAGCATTGCAGTCGCCTCGGAACCAAGCACAAGTCTCATCGTCAAGCCCAGCGCTACAGGTGGCGCACCTAGACGGAACAGCGATTCCAGCGCTCCACCACCGCAGAAGTACGTACGCGTTGGCGGCGGAGGCAGAGGCTATCGCCAAGGAGATCCAAGTCCGCCCGACTCGTTATCTCAGCAAGTCGGCCAGATGGCAGAGCACacgcaacagcagcaacaggaGGAGGTGGCGGAGCACCCTCAGTTAAGGGCGAACCGACAGCAGCCAGACAAAGAGGGCCCTGTGGTTCGAGGCGATGGGACGGTGTTGGAAGAAAGCGACAAGCCGAGGAAtccgaagaagaagatgtgGGAGGAGGATGTAGAGAGTGCGAAGCATGGTCAAGCGCAGCAGGTGCAGCAGCAGGTGCAGCAGCAGGAAGGAGTGGGGCAGAGGAGGAAGCGGGATGAGCTGTAG